One part of the Candida albicans SC5314 chromosome R, complete sequence genome encodes these proteins:
- a CDS encoding uncharacterized protein (Protein of unknown function; Spider biofilm induced), with translation MDPNIQYGGNSLPTSTSTSTSTSTPSPDIINLNLNDNSNFPNMFFNFNDNINSINNIRMRYYVSKSFEDDIEFLPIRRKFNAAQAASFSPSAFSPSH, from the coding sequence ATGGACCCAAATATTCAATACGGAGGTAACAGTTTACCTACATCTACATCTACATCTACATCTACATCTACACCAAGTCCAGACATTATCAACCTCAACCTTAATGACAATAGTAATTTCCCTAAtatgtttttcaattttaatgacaatatcaatagtatcaataatattagaATGAGATATTATGTTTCTAAAtcatttgaagatgatatagaatttttaccaattagaagaaaatttaaTGCTGCTCAAGCTGCTTCATTTTCACCATCTGCATTTTCACCTTCTCATTGA